In Plasmodium brasilianum strain Bolivian I chromosome 1, whole genome shotgun sequence, a single genomic region encodes these proteins:
- a CDS encoding fam-m protein, whose amino-acid sequence MQQKINSILFYKLSALILLIWICHFYCHIGIINISLDEDWTPCRRLYTRSYRLLTKYKQNKDSIILDLKDEKPFNGEGEKGKNKYSNRRPLNKAQYYIEVIDYNNSMFDGKHFHFERKLVKKKDYDDFLEKKRRICNIALKKIKFRKYRYGAFMFFLFFLVGIGLPILQGLGYLKTAGESLKNSLSLSSVWDAVETALGEAKKHFFVISFGILMVILSVILLIALYKILKNNEKYKKIKLMADLND is encoded by the exons atgcaacaaaaaattaattccatcttattttataaattatctgCGCTTATCCTTTTAATTTGGATATGTCATTTTTATTGTCATATa gGTATTATTAACATATCATTGGATGAGGACTGGACACCATGTCGAAGATTATATACAAGAAGTTATCGTTTactaacaaaatataaacagaataaggattcaattattttagatttaaaagatgaaaaacCATTCAATGGAGAGggggaaaaaggaaaaaacaaatattctAATAGAAGGCCACTAAATAAGGCGCAATACTATATAGAAGTtatagattataataatagtatgtTTGACGGTAAACACTTCCATTTTGAAAGAAAattagttaaaaaaaaggactaTGATGattttcttgaaaaaaagagaagaatttgtaatatagctttaaaaaaaataaaattcagaAAATACAGATATGGAGcttttatgtttttcctttttttcttggtCGGAATTGGATTGCCAATATTACAAGGATTAGGCTACTTGAAAACTGCAGGAGAATCGCTTAAAAATTCACTATCTTTGAGCAGTGTATGGGATGCAGTTGAAACTGCCTTGGGTGAAgcaaaaaaacatttttttgtaatatcatTTGGGATATTAATGGTTATATTATCTGTCATACTTCTAATAGCGTTATATAAGAtcctaaaaaataatgaaaaatataaaaaaattaagttaatgGCTGATTTAAATGATTAA
- a CDS encoding fam-l protein: MEQKIKAILVIKISAFLVLTLKHHFTNDVRVFSNFLHNYNLNRKLDTRTYRLLAICKQAKNSSILMLKNNITNNALQKEKYISIKEDKTAQKKNWLNGISLKNAKKYNEAKKKKSCIFETKKYSNFEKKIFKELDYIDFLKNNRTISDKTYKKIIIKKYSLQFALPSLLFLLSLALPMIEIIWHFLYQKIWLLEFSWLKTQLNALASGPLSDFLEKLKDGMSWLWGDLSSVSDSKCAVLGHLVGLLIYFIPFIILGFTLILKLFYYHKKVKKYEKIKFSKR; encoded by the exons atggaacaaaaaattaaggcaattttagttataaaaatttctgCGTTTTTAGTTTTAACTTTGAAGCACCATTTTACGAATGATGTG agAGTGTTTAGCAATTTTTTGCATAACTATAACCTCAACAGAAAATTAGATACAAGAACTTATAGATTGCTTGCAATATGCAAACAAGCTAAAAATTCAAGTATATTAAtgctaaaaaataatataacgaATAATGCATtacagaaagaaaaatatatatccatcAAGGAAGATAAAActgcacaaaaaaaaaattggttaAATGGAATTTCATTAAAGAATgcgaaaaaatataatgaagcaaagaaaaaaaaatcttgcatatttgaaacaaagaaatattccaattttgaaaaaaaaatattcaaagaacttgattatatagattttcttaaaaacaaCAGGACAATAAGTGATAAgacttacaaaaaaataataattaaaaaatacagtCTACAATTTGCTTTACCTTCGTTATTGTTTTTGTTGTCATTAGCATTACCCATGATAGAGATAATATGGCATTTcttatatcaaaaaatatgGTTATTGGAATTTTCATGGCTGAAAACACAATTAAATGCGTTAGCCAGTGGACCATTGTCTGACTTTTTAGAAAAGTTAAAAGATGGTATGTCATGGTTATGGGGAGACTTATCTTCAGTAAGTGATTCAAAATGTGCAGTTCTAGGACATTTAGTTGGTcttctaatatatttcataccttttattatattaggTTTCACACTTATATTGAAGCTTTTTTATTACcacaaaaaagttaaaaaatatgaaaaaattaagtttagTAAAAGGTAA
- a CDS encoding hypothetical protein (Plasmodium exported protein) — protein sequence MNLYNKKKISTFSKYVGKYKLDRKLGIRNYRLLSAYVEKSDPYIANLKKGITNNEKWDNRKNKQPCRSSSYKEEFNRQYDKHKYLGFEVKTLSDFERILFSHLDYIEIIKEKTSIGDKTTNKKYVKSTEYEFLCLIYYSSGD from the exons ATGAAcctttataataaaaaaaaaatt AGTACATTTAGTAAATATGTGGGAAAGTACAAACTTGACAGAAAATTAGGTATAAGGAATTATCGACTGTTATCAGCTTATGTAGAAAAAAGTGATCCATATATTGCAAACTTAAAAAAGGGGATAACTAACAATGAAAAATGGGACAatagaaaaaacaaacaacCATGTAGAAGTTCATCATATAAAGAGGAATTCAATAGACAATatgataaacataaatatttaggaTTTGAAGTAAAAACGTTATCTGATTTTGAAAGAATTTTATTCAGTCATCTTGATTATATAGAAATtattaaggaaaaaacatCAATTGGTGATAAGActacaaacaaaaaatatgtaaagaGTACGGAATACGAATTCTTATGCCTAATATATTACTCTAGTGGGGATTAA